Part of the Sphingobacterium sp. LZ7M1 genome, CGGAACTGGAGCGCCAATGATACAGGCGATGTCCTGACAGTGTTCAGCAATGTTCTCTATGTTATGATAGCATTGCTGTAAAAAGGCAGTGTTTCGCAAAAGGTCCTTAGCAGGATAGCCTCCAATAGCCAATTCTGCAAATACGATTAGTTCAGCGCCTTCATTCTTTGCTTTCAGGATGCTGTCGATAATTTTTTGATTGTTCTTTTCGAAATTTCCTATATGGTAGTTGAGCTGTGATAAAGCAATCTTCATGTGTTGACTTTTATTGTAAAAATAGTAATTTAATTTAGTTATCGGCTAAAGCCTTTACGCCATAAAGTAACATATACCAGAAAATTTCTGGACGAATTTAGAAGTCACTCTTTTGTTTTGACCTTATTCGAGACACATTCGGAATTTTCGCAAAATGAATTGAATACTTTGAAAGGATTTCCCGAATGTGTCTCGAATGAGTCTCGAATGAAACCCAAATTTCTATCTAGGTTTTTAGGTTGAGATCCAACAGAAAAAGGCAACCTTTCGATTGCCTTTTTGTAAATATTATTTGATTTTTTGCGCTTAGTTTGCGTTTCTGATATCCGTTACTTCAATAGTAAAGATCAGCGGTGAATCCGCAGGGATATTTTCTTGTGCTTGGTTATCATAACACAAAGGAGAAGGAGCGATAAATCTCACTTTATTTCCTTTTAATAATCCATGAGGTAAAACACCAGAATAACCTGATGAAGCTTTAGGGTAGAACATCACCATCCAAGAAGTGATTAATCTGTTGATGGTCATTTGAGTAGCGGTTGTTTTTTCTTCAAAAACTTTTCCATCCATTAATTCACCTTTATATTTTACGTTTGCAATTACTGGTACCCAACCATTACCTGCAGAAACATATTCGAATGCAGCACTATCAACTGTTGTAGGCAATACTTCGTACCAAATACCGTAAGCTGAATCTATGTTATCACCGAAATGCTCTCTTGCATAAGCTTCAATAAGTGGAGCCTGTTTTTTCAAAGTTGAATCGATTCTTCTTTGATTTGCTTCATAATCAAAATCATTAGTTTCCGTCTTCATACAAGAAGAAACACTTACCACAGCCAAAAGAGCAACTAAGAATAATTTTAAGTTTTTCATATTTGTTTTTAGTATCATTAATAATGCTTCTGATAACGCATGAATTTTTTAATACGCTACAGTTGCGGGTATAAATTTATAAAATATTTAATAGTTGCTTAATACTTAAGTAATTAAATTTTTTGAATTTCATGGAAAAATCGGTGTCTAAGATAATGGTAGTAGGGAAAACAGCCCTGTTTTTGCTGCCCATTAAAATACTTGCCAAGGGGTGATATTTTCCAGTCCTTTTGGATTTTAATTCGCTCGCGTAGACCTCTCCGTCGAATCTCACGGTATCTACGGATTCTGCGTCAAACTCTACGGCATAATATCCTGAATTGAGCTTTTCGATCACTTGTGGGTCTTTAAAGTTCTCTCCTAGCATCTTTTTGCAATAGGAACACCAATCAGTATGAAAGAAAATCAATACGGGTTTGGGCCTAACCGTCAAAGAATCACTCAATTGCTCAAAGGAAAGCCAGTTGACGGCAGGTTCGTTCCGCTCTTGAGCTTGGAGCGAACCTGCCGTCAATAGGATGGCTATGGATATGAATTGTAACAACTTCATTAGTGAAAATGTCCTACCTTGATACCGAAGGTAACTGTCCTTGGTCTTGATGGTCCATAGATATAATTGGAGTCACGCAAAGCGCCTTTGTCAAAATCTTTTTGGAAAGCATTGAAGACGTTTTGCATTCCACCGAACACTTCAATGCTGAAGTCTTTCTTCAGGGAGAAAGTGTAACCTAAACGGAAGTTTGCTTCCACAAAATTTGGAGAGTTTTTCAAGATCATCTCTTCGCCTTCCAAGACATGCGGCACGATCATACTACCGGTGTAAACACCAGTAATGTCAACGTTAAATGGTTCCAATGGTTTCCAGTTGGCATTAAAGTAACCGTAAACGTTTGGTGTACGAACAAACTTTTTGCTGCTGATATTCTCTGCAGGAGTTTTACCTTCATACAAGAGCTGCTCATCGGTATATTCAGAGCGTTGAACCGTTCCGCCCATCTGGAAACTATATTTTGAAGATGGAGCAATATTCAATTCCACGTTGGAACCATATACCTTTGCTCCAGATCCATTGCGCATTTCCTGGATGATCAAGTTTTCATCTTGGGAGGTCATGATATTGGTGAATGGATTTTGGAGATCGGTATAGAAACCTTCCAATAGTAAACTGGTCTGTACAGAACCAAAGTTTTTGGTAATGTTAAATGAACCCGTGTAGGCATTGGAATATTCGGTCTTTAGGTTTTCGCCGATCAATACGAACACTTGTTGCCCTCCGATGGAAGTGACGTGCATATCCTCGTTGAAAGCTTGTGGAGCACGGAATCCTCGGGCATATCCACCCCTGAATTGCAGGTAATCTGTAATGTCATATAGTAAGGTAAACCTAGGGCTGAATGTGCCAAAGTTTTGGGCAGAATTTCTATTGTATCCGGCCAATTTATAGTTTCCATCCACATAAGTGTAATCATAACGGGCACCAATCAAGGTTTTAAGGTTTTCGAGGATATTCCACTCGTACTGCGCATAAGAACCCACTCCATGTGTCTTTTGATCGATCAGTCGAGCGTATCCAGGGATATTGTCCTTAGTTCTATTGTTGTTGTATTCCACCCCAGCTGTTATGACATCGCGTTCGAAGGTATAGGTATATTGCGCACCTACAACCATGGCAAAATCATCGGTATCACCGTATGCATTGGAAGCCAAGACGCTGTCTTGAGCAGTTCTGCCGCCTCCTAGACCACCATAGAAGCTTTCTCTATCGGTGATCTGGCCGGAGCCATAGATGGACAGTTTATGTTTGTAATCCTTAGAATACTGATCATAGGTCAAACCTCCGATGAAGGTGTTAGTCCTTAACTGTTCCGTTACATCGGTAAAGTGTGGAGCTTTGTCCAGATTGTCACCACCTCTTCGGAATTCATTCAAGGCACTTAAGTCTAAAGTAATCTTATTGAATTCAGAAGGCTTATAGAAGGCTTTTGTGCCAAAAGTGATGTTCTTCAATTTGGTCATTTCCGAAAAACCGTCGCCATTTGCGTCATAGGCTTGACGGTTACGGTGCATTCCGTAGAAAGTAGCACCTGCTTTAAGATCATTGTCTACATAAGAGGTGTTGAAATCAATGGTGTTGTCCCAAGCTTGTCCATCGATGATGGAGTTGGTCGATTTAATCTGCCAATCGTTTTCAACAGGGTCTTTGGTAATGATATTGATCGTTCCGGCAATGGCATTTGCACCAAATAGGGCAGAACCACCTGAACGTACCACCTCGATGCGGTCTATCATGGATGTTGGAATCTGGTCCAAGCCATACACACTGTTTAAGGCTGAGAAAACAGAGCGCGAGTTGATCAAGATCTGTGAATATGCCCCTTCCATTCCATTTAATCGCACTTGGGTAAAGCCACAGTTTTGGCAATTGTTTTCCACCCGAACCCCAGGTTGGTAGTTCAAGGTTTCAGACATGGCCACAGACTGTGTTGCGGTAAATAGTTTAGGACTCAATACATTCACGATTACCGGCGCCTTTTTTCTTTCCATACCGTAACGGGAAGCACTGACCACCACTTCGTTCAAGTTTAAGTTGTCTTCATGCAGGACGATGTTCAATCCTGATTCGTTTGCACTGAACTGTTTTTTAGCATTTTGGTAGCCTACCGCCCTTACGGAAAGGCTTTTGCTGTTTTGGCCTTTGGTATCCAGTTCGAAATATCCTAGGCTATCGGTTGAAGTTCCCACTTTGGTGCCATCCAATAGAATGGTTGCATTTGGGACAGCTTGTTGTTTGTCATTGATTACGCGACCTGAAATTTGGGCATAGACTGCCTGATTGCCTAGGCCAAGGCATATAATGATCAGGAAATTCCTGAGTAGAAATAATTTCATATATAATTTTAACTGTTCAATTACATTTGAATCCCTGAAAGAACAGGTATCCAAATAGGGTAGGGCATCATTCGCGCCACTACGTAAATTAATGAATTGCGAACCTGATTGAGCAGTATAATCCCATAGCATATAGGATTGGAGCCAATAGGTTCAAAAAGAAAAATATTGATTAAGCTAAAATTGAAGGGGGGCCACGTCCAGCACGGATATCGTGGATTTGGAAAACAATATTAAAGGTCTTGAATCCGAATTCATAGACATTGAATTCAGGTAAGATCGGTGCTTCAAATACAAATGGGGACCAATGTAAGTAAGAACCTTGGTAGACAATATCCAAGAATCGGATTTCAGCATCGGAATGGTGATGGTGGTGATTCTTTTCGCCAAGGTTATAGGGGTGGATGTGCGTGACTATCTCCCCGGTTGAGGTGACCTCTTTGTGCATGAAGACCACGCCAGAGACGATGATGCCACACATCCATACTAGAAGGAAATGGGCAACGAATTGGCGGTATGAGGTTAGTCTATGCATGCACTGGTCAAATATCTGCTAAAATTAGCAATTAAATTGCTAAGATCAGTGTTTAAACGATTTTATTGTGTTCATCTGGGAACACAAGCAATGGTTTGTGGTTTCTTGCTTCCTCACGTTCCATTAAGGCGTAAGAAATAATGATTACGATATCGCCAACCTGTACCAGGCGGGCAGCAGCTCCGTTCAAGCAGATTGTTCCAGTACCGCGTTCACCTGGAATGACGTAGGTTTCAAGCCTTGCGCCATTATTATTGTTGACAATCTGTACTTTTTCATTGGCAATAATATCCGCAGCATCCATTAGGTCTTGATCAATGGTTATGCTTCCCACATAATTCAATTCAGCTTGCGTAACGCGAGCTCTATGAATTTTTGATTTCATTACTTCTATCATCATGATGCAAAGTTACTCTTTTAATATAAAACAGCTTAAAAATTATTCTAACGGGAAAGTAATATGTTGTCGATCAAACGTACCTTTTCTACCCATGCAGCGATCAGTGCAACGTAGTCTTTGCCTGATTCGATATTGTCGACAGGGGCCAAGGTGCTGGTTTCACATATACTTAGGTATTCCAATTCCACAGCAGGGTTGGAGGCAATAATTGTTTTTGCTCCATCCAATAGTTCAGCAACGGACTTCTGCTCCAGGTTGTCCTGGATAAAGCGAAGGGCAGTAATTATAGTTAGGGCATTTTCTTTACCTTCTTCAGAAAGGCGTGCATTTCTAGAACTCAATGCCAAACCTGCCTCACTTCTGATAATAGGGCAGATCAGGAGTTTGATGTCCAGGTTTTTGATGTCAATCATGCGTTGGATGACCATGACCTGTTGGAAGTCTTTTTGGCCGAAGCAAGCTTGGTTCGGTTTTACCAGATCAAATAGCTTAAAAACGATCTGTGTAACACCTTGGAAGTGCCCAGGGCGGTGTTCACCTTCCCAGATTTGATCTAGGTTTCCTAGGTTGATATGCCATTCTGGGTCGTTTTCAGGATACATCTCCTCAACGGTCGGCATAAAGAGGATATCACAGCCTACCGACTCCAATAGGGCGATATCATTTTCAATAGGGCGTGGGTATTTCTCCAGGTCCTTAGGGTCATTAAATTGAGTTGGATTGACAAAAATGCTACATACCGTGATGTCGGTAAGGGGTTTGGCATAGTTGATCAAGGAGAGGTGACCTTCATGCAGCGCGCCCATGGTTGGTACCAGGGTGATGACTTGATTTTGTTGGCGGATTCCAGCAAGTTCATGTTGGAGTTCCTGTTTAGTGCGAAAAATTTTCACGGTCAAAAATTAGAAATAAGGTGCAAAAATGGGGAATAAAGTTTAAATTATAAAATGATGATTTTTAATCAATTGTAAAATTGATAAATTAATTGTATCTTTGTAGACCGATTTTACTATTCAATAATATAAAAAACAGTTGGAGATGGCAAAAACGAAAATCTTGTTTATAACCCATGAAATGTCGCCTTTCCTTGAACTAAGTAAAATTTCTGAAATAACACGCCAGTTACCACATGCTATGCAAGAAAAAGGGTTCGAAATCCGAATTCTGATGCCGCGTTTTGGTAATATTAATGAGCGCAGAAATCGTCTTCATGAAGTG contains:
- a CDS encoding FKBP-type peptidyl-prolyl cis-trans isomerase, with translation MKNLKLFLVALLAVVSVSSCMKTETNDFDYEANQRRIDSTLKKQAPLIEAYAREHFGDNIDSAYGIWYEVLPTTVDSAAFEYVSAGNGWVPVIANVKYKGELMDGKVFEEKTTATQMTINRLITSWMVMFYPKASSGYSGVLPHGLLKGNKVRFIAPSPLCYDNQAQENIPADSPLIFTIEVTDIRNAN
- a CDS encoding thioredoxin fold domain-containing protein, whose product is MKLLQFISIAILLTAGSLQAQERNEPAVNWLSFEQLSDSLTVRPKPVLIFFHTDWCSYCKKMLGENFKDPQVIEKLNSGYYAVEFDAESVDTVRFDGEVYASELKSKRTGKYHPLASILMGSKNRAVFPTTIILDTDFSMKFKKFNYLSIKQLLNIL
- a CDS encoding TonB-dependent receptor; amino-acid sequence: MKLFLLRNFLIIICLGLGNQAVYAQISGRVINDKQQAVPNATILLDGTKVGTSTDSLGYFELDTKGQNSKSLSVRAVGYQNAKKQFSANESGLNIVLHEDNLNLNEVVVSASRYGMERKKAPVIVNVLSPKLFTATQSVAMSETLNYQPGVRVENNCQNCGFTQVRLNGMEGAYSQILINSRSVFSALNSVYGLDQIPTSMIDRIEVVRSGGSALFGANAIAGTINIITKDPVENDWQIKSTNSIIDGQAWDNTIDFNTSYVDNDLKAGATFYGMHRNRQAYDANGDGFSEMTKLKNITFGTKAFYKPSEFNKITLDLSALNEFRRGGDNLDKAPHFTDVTEQLRTNTFIGGLTYDQYSKDYKHKLSIYGSGQITDRESFYGGLGGGRTAQDSVLASNAYGDTDDFAMVVGAQYTYTFERDVITAGVEYNNNRTKDNIPGYARLIDQKTHGVGSYAQYEWNILENLKTLIGARYDYTYVDGNYKLAGYNRNSAQNFGTFSPRFTLLYDITDYLQFRGGYARGFRAPQAFNEDMHVTSIGGQQVFVLIGENLKTEYSNAYTGSFNITKNFGSVQTSLLLEGFYTDLQNPFTNIMTSQDENLIIQEMRNGSGAKVYGSNVELNIAPSSKYSFQMGGTVQRSEYTDEQLLYEGKTPAENISSKKFVRTPNVYGYFNANWKPLEPFNVDITGVYTGSMIVPHVLEGEEMILKNSPNFVEANFRLGYTFSLKKDFSIEVFGGMQNVFNAFQKDFDKGALRDSNYIYGPSRPRTVTFGIKVGHFH
- the panD gene encoding aspartate 1-decarboxylase — protein: MMIEVMKSKIHRARVTQAELNYVGSITIDQDLMDAADIIANEKVQIVNNNNGARLETYVIPGERGTGTICLNGAAARLVQVGDIVIIISYALMEREEARNHKPLLVFPDEHNKIV
- the panC gene encoding pantoate--beta-alanine ligase gives rise to the protein MKIFRTKQELQHELAGIRQQNQVITLVPTMGALHEGHLSLINYAKPLTDITVCSIFVNPTQFNDPKDLEKYPRPIENDIALLESVGCDILFMPTVEEMYPENDPEWHINLGNLDQIWEGEHRPGHFQGVTQIVFKLFDLVKPNQACFGQKDFQQVMVIQRMIDIKNLDIKLLICPIIRSEAGLALSSRNARLSEEGKENALTIITALRFIQDNLEQKSVAELLDGAKTIIASNPAVELEYLSICETSTLAPVDNIESGKDYVALIAAWVEKVRLIDNILLSR